The genomic segment AACCCTATTTCCAGCAGGAAGTCAACTATCGCATCGTCGTCACGCTCGATGATTCCACGCACACGCTTGACGGACACATCGAAATGGAGTACATCAACCACTCACCCGACACCCTTTCGGAAATTTGGATGCACCTCTGGGGCAATGCGTTCAAAAACCGCCGCACCGCGTTTTGCAAACAAAAACTCCGCGACGGCAGCGCCCGCTTCTATTTTGCCGAAGACAAGGAATTGGGCTATTTCAAAAATCTCGATTTCACTGCAAACGGCCAGAAAATCGAGTGGCAATACGACGAGCGCCATCCCGATATCGCGCGGTTGAAGCTCTCTTCCCCACTCCTGCCGGGCGCTCGCGTCACACTCGCCACGCCGTTTTTTTTGAAAATACCAGCTTCTTTTTCGCGCCTCGGTCACGTCGGCACCTCATACCAAATGACCCAATGGTACCCCAAGCCCGCCGTTTACGACCACAAAGGCTGGCACCCCATGCCTTACCTCGACCAAGGCGAGTTTTACTCCGAATTTGGCGCGTTCGACGTGACTATCACCCTGCCGGAAAACTATGTGGTTGGCGCGACGGGCATTTTGCAAACCCTGTCGGAAATTGATTTTTTAAAAAACAAAGAAGCGGAATCGAGGGAAAAACTGGCGAAGGGCGTGGATAAGAAAAAGGACCCCTTCCCACCTTCGAGTAGTGCCCGAAAAACGATACGCTTCGTCGCAGAGCGGGTGCACGATTTTGCGTGGTTTGCCGACAAGCGATTTTTTGTGTTGAAAGACACGGCGCAATTGGCCTCCGGCAGGACAGTAGAGTGCTGGGCCATGTTCACCAATGCGGAATCGGATATTTGGGAAAAAGGCGCGTTCTATGTGCGTCGCGCTGTGGAGTTTTACTCCGAAAAAGTGGGCGAATACCCGTGGCCGCAAGCGACAGCCGTACACTCGGCGCTCAGCGCAGGCGGAGGCATGGAATACCCGATGATAACCGTCATAGGCAACTCTTCCAGCGCCAAGCAACTGGACGAGGTCATCACCCATGAGGTGGGACACAACTGGTTTTACGGCATTTTGGCATCCAACGAACGCGACCACCCTTTCATGGATGAGGGGCTGAACTCTTATTACGAGTTCCGCTACATGAAAACCTACTACGAAGGCTCGTTTGCCGACGACATATTGCCAAAGTTCGTGTACGACCCGGCAAAATCCGGCCCTCCGCTCCACAGCGCGCAACTCGTGCTCGCCCGCGAACACAAGGACACTCCTCCCGATTCGCATTCCAATGATTTTGCGCCCATCGCTTACGGCTTGCAGGTTTACATGAAAACGGCACTCTGCCTCCATTGGCTGGAACAAGCCGTGGGCACCGAACGCCTCGATGCCGCCATGCGGGACTACTATCAGCAGTGGCGGTTCAGGCATCCTTACCCAGAGGATTTGAGAGCGGTTTTTGAAAAGCACCAACTCAACGCTGACTGGTTCTTCGATGCGATGCAGACTCAGAAAAAGTCGGATTTTGCCTTGAAAAGCATACAGCGGGGCACAGCGGGGGATTGGACGCTGTATGTCGCGAACAAAGGCGATTTGCGGGCGCCATTCCCCGTCACAGCCTTGTCAAACGGGAAACCCGCACACACAAAGTGGTACTCATCACCGGGCGAGCTGAATTTCCCAACGGTGGAGGCCGATGCCTTTGTCGTTGACGACGAATATGCGACGCTGGATTTGAATCGAAAAAACAACCTGCGCCGCACGAGCGGTTTTTTGCCCGGATTCGAGCCAGTGGCGTTCGGCGGGTTGACTCCATTTCAAAGCCCTTATCGAAGCACAATCGCCGTATTGCCGTGGCTGGGCTGGAACAACTACGACAAGACGATGCTTGGCGCGGTGATTTACAACCCACCCCTGCCCTCACGTCGCCTGCAATACTACCTCGCGCCGGGCTATGGCTTTGGCTCCGGGCAATTGGTCGGTTTGGCTGACGTGCGCTACCATTTTTTCCCCGGAGGGCTATTTCCGAAAATCAGTGTGGGCGCGAGCGCCAAGACCTTCCACCTTGACTACAACTGGCGCGACGATTATTACTCCAAATTCTACCGCGTGGCGCCGCAGGTTCGTGCCGAATTGCGCGACAACTCTGTGTCGTTCAGGCATTTCCTGAATTTAAGGACCTTGTTTATTGGCATCGAAAACGACTTGCGCGATAGCATCGGTGGTTTTGTCGGAAAGGAATTTGACCGATACACTATTTACGAAGCTCGCTATGAGGCTGAGCAGCGAAAGTTGCCCAACCCGTGGCGATTCGTGTCTGCGATGGAGTGGCAGAATGGCCGCGATGCCTTTGGCAACGAGGGCAAATACTTGCGCAGCGCGCTCGAATGGCGCCAGCAGTTTTTTTATTCGCCTAAAAGAAAAATCACGATGCGGGCGTTTGCGGGCGGCTTCCTCCACAACGCTCGCCGCGACAGGGGCATCGTGGCGGGCGACCCTGCGCAGGCATCACTTGCGCTCAATCCGCAGGGGTTCAACGACTACCGTTTCGACCATGTGTTTCTCGCCCGCGGCGGGGAGCGCGGCATTCTCGGCAGGCAGGTGAGCCAAACGGAGGGCGGCTTCAAAGGAGCGTTTGGCCCGGCATTCGCCAGCACCATCGGTGTATCGAACAATTTCGTTCTCGCGCTCAACCTGAAGGCCGATTTTCCTAAACGACTCCCATTGGGCTTGCCAGTGAAACCGTGGTTCGACATTGGCTATTACGACGATGCCACACTGTTGGGGGAGAACCGCCCGTCCAGCGAGCAATGGATGTGGAGCGGCGGGTTCATGCTGGAGTTTCTCAACGGCGGGCTGGAGATATATTTTCCGGTTGTTCATTCCAAGTTTTTAAAAAACAAATACAACGAGGTGTTTGGCGGTAATTATTGGCGATGGATTTCGTGGAGTATGCGGTTGGACAGAGTGCAGCCACAAGATGTGCTGGAGCGTTTTGTCCGTTAAAGAACCTTATCTTTGACGAATGGTACCACGCGATGAACTTTGGAAAAGCATCCTCGAAGACCTGTTCGAGCCATGTGTTTACTTCTTTTATCCAGAAGAAGCGCAGTTGGTGGATTGGAGTCGCCAGCCAGAGTTTTTAGACAAGGAACTCCGGCGGATAGTGGCAAAATCGGAAGCGCCGGGACGTGTGGCCGATAAGCTGGTGAAAATCTGGCTATTGGATGGGAGCGAACGCTGGATGTTGATTCACATAGAGGTGCAAGGCTATCCCGAAATGTCTTTTGCGAGAAGGATGTATGACTACCGGGTGCGCATCAAAGAGAAATACGGAACGGATGTGGTGGCCTTGGCCATCTTGACCGATGAAAGCCCCTCGTTTCGACCTAGCGCCTACATAGAGAGAACTTGGGACAACGAATTGATTTATCGGTTTCGGGCTTACAAACTGCTTGACCACCACCCATCCAGCTTTCCCGAACCTGACAACCCATTCTCTATTGTCATGGAAACCGCTTTTTACAGTTTGCGCCCCAATAAGCTCGATGACGAGGGATTGCTGGAAATCAAGAAAAAATTGATGCGCAATTTGCTAAAAAGAGGACTCTCCCGACAGCGAGTGTTGAATGTTTTGCATTTCATTGATGAGTATGTACATTTTGGAGAATCAAAATTTCAGGCTACTTTTGAGGCAGAATTAGACAAAGTTTTCAAAATCGAAAAAACGATGAGCACTTACGAATTGGTTTTGAAGGCCCGCCGCGCCGAAGCGCGCAAACTCAGAAAAGAAGCCATGGTAGAGGGGCGTGCCGAGGGGCGTGCCGAGGGGCGTGCCGAGGGGCGTGCCGAGGCTTTACGACTCGCCGCAGCAAATATGCTACGCGAAGGGATGGCTCCCGAGTTCATCGCTCGCGTGTTGCAATTGGAAGTGGAACAGGTAATGGAGATACAAAAGCAACAGAACTCATCCTCTCAAAATTGATGATGCTTCAGTGCCCATCAAATGCGCCTGAAGCATCCCCTTGAGGTGTGCCTTGAAGCGGATTTGGCTTTTTTCCGAATAAATATCTTCCTCGCAATCTTCTTCCAAGATGGCGCACATCAGGCTACAATGACTGATGAGCGACGAAAAAGAGCCGAATACGGTGGCCACCGTTAGCTCCGCATCTATTGGCCGAAACATCCCATTCTGTTGACCATCGAGAATGAAGCCGCGCACCAGCGCAAGATTGTGCGCCAGATGGTCGGTGATGATTTTCACCAGCGCGGGGCGCTGGCGCAGCGACATTTCGCGCATGATGAGCCGGTGAAAATCGCGCCCCTGAAAAAACCTTTCCGCGTACATATCCACTGTCAGCGACAGCTTTTCCCACGGGCTGAGCGGGGAGCGCGATAAGGTCTCGAGACGCTCGCGGGTTTCGGGAAGTCGGGTCGTGATGATTTCTTCCAGCAGTTGTTGTTTCGTGCCAAAATGGTAATTGACCATGGCGACATTGGCACCGACTGCTGCTGCCAATTGGCGCACGGACACTGCCTCGAAACCATTTTCGGCAAACAGTCGTTCAGCTACATCGAGCAGGAGCGCGCGTGTCCCGTTTCTATCGGGTGAGGGAAGGTTCGACATGTTGTGGGCGAGAAATACGCGACAAAAGTATAAAAAATCATTCCCGGTTGGACAACCTTGCCTCAACGGCCACTCAGCTTTTTTTGGAATTGCCCGGCCAGCCAGTCGCGGTGGAGAATTTCTTGGGCGGGTGGCAACAGCTGCGCAAGGGTTTGATAGCGCATTTTGTCGTGAGGGGCTATCTTGGCAAATTTGGTGGTGAACTCGACAAATTTTTGCATCTGCCGCTTGATGTGCGCATCCAATAGCGGATTGCGCAACAAGAAAATCCGCGTGGCTTCCAAATAAGAGAGCAGCAATTCCGTCTGCTCCGTTTCGCAATAAATTTTGATGAGCAGGCTGCGGGCAGACACGTTGAGCAACACGTCCGTGAATTCAACTTGGAGCAAGGCTCGTTGTGCCTCGTCGTAATTTTTCAGGTAATAGTGGTGCTGTGCGAGGTTGTAGCGAAAGGTGTTGTCCCGATATTCTTCCGGCAATCGCTTTTGATATTCGTGGATGAATTGGCGTGTCCACTCAACTTGGCCAGTTTTGAGGCCGACAGTGACGAGATTGGTGTATTTCCATGGAGGAAGAAGGTCGTTGTCAAAAATAAGCCCGTTGCTCAGCATCAATTTGTTGATTTCCAAATGCTCGTTTAGAAAATGCTGGTCGTTGTGGCGATTGATGCGCAAGGCGCAATAATTGAGCAGATGCGTGTATAACTGTCTGAGTTCGTCGCGGTGAAAACTTTGTCCGGAGGCAACTACCAACGACTTGGCCACCTTAAAATGGGCGGTGTCGTCGGGTTCGGTAAGAAGTAGCAGCAATCGGCGATATACCTGTATGGTCGTGACCTTCTCGTATTTGGTAGCCGCCGACCATTGGAGCACTTCCTCCCAATAGTTTGTTTCGTAGCGGATGTTCAGCAAGGTTTCGTAGTTGAGCATTTCGCATACAAATCGCAGCTTTTCGGCCACAAAATAAGTATCCAAAGCATCCGCCGCTGCCTGAAGGCGCTCGTCGAACCCGCGTTGGTTGCGGTCGCCGTGTTCATAAAAAAGCCGCTTGACCACAAGCGACTTTTGATAGTAGTCGGCATCTCGCACGACGGCTGCCTCCAGCTGTTTTTCGATATCCGATTGGACTGACTTGTAATGCTTGGGCAAGTTGCGTGCCTGATATTCTTGAAGCAAAGCAAGTCGTTGCTTGCCCTCGTCGGCATACAGGTCTTCCGCCACAAGAAACTTCTCAACGAGTGCGAGCAGTCGGCTAGAAAGATGCGCCAAGTTTCTGTCGTCCAGCGGTTTTTCTGTGGGCAGTTTTTGCACCACGATTTGCCGCGCGATATTAGGGTGTGAAAAGTCTGGCGCGTACTTTTGTAAATAATCGTAGAGCAGCACACAGTCAGTATTTTTGTTGAAATAAGGCGACCGCAAGAAATCCCCCAGCCTCGACAGTTGTCGCGGAGTCATCGCACGGAAAAGTTCTATGATTTTGCTGTCGGTCATCTTCCAGAATCCTCGCCCGAAAGTTCCACTTTTTAAGTCATTTTCCAACCAAATGCTTTGTCATGCGCCTATCAGCCTGTTTTCTGCTTTTCTCTCTTTTTTCTGCGTCAGCAACGGCGCAGCCCTTCATCATGTATCCCGGCGACACCAACAATGACGGGGCAGCGAATCATTACGACCTCTTGCCCATCGGAATCGCGTACAATCAGACGGGACCGCCGCGCCAGCCCGCCACAATCCTCTGGGTACCCCAAATCGTGGAAGAACCGTGGGACGCTTTTCTGCCAGTCAGCGGCATCAACCTCGCGTTCGTGGACTGCAACGGCATGGACACCATCAATTCTTTGGACATCTTCGCCATCGCCCTCAATTACGACAGCACTCAAAACAACTCCTTTCCTCCGCCAAGCCCCTATCAGCCCAAGTTAATTGATACCTGTTTCAGCTGCCCGCCTCCAAACCTCTTGGTCACGTTCAACAAAGACATTGTGGATGTCACGGGGCAATTGGAGGCTTACATTCAGCTGCAATATCCATTTCAGGCGCCCGCCCCGCTGGGCGCTCTGGGCATCGCCTTCGACGTGGAATACTACTACACCAACACCATCATTGATTCTCTTACCCAAGTATTCCCTGACACGTTTCCCAACAGTAGGATGTATGTGGTGGCAAGGCACACCGAAGTGCTGACCAATGAGCTGCTTCCCGCCGCAGGGCGCATGGGGTTTGCGGCAGCGGGTCGTGGGGAGAATGTTTTTATCGCAACCGACACGCTTATGACCGTCAGTTTTGTGATTGACGCGATGATTATCCGCGACGACACGCCCGACACTTTTTCCCTGCGAATCTCCAATGTGCTGATTTTGAACAACCTTGAACAGGTGATAACCTTAGGCAAAATCATCACCGACTCCGTGGTGGTGGTTTCCACAAAAACATCGGCATCGGCAGCCCCATCGCTCACCATTTCACCCAACCCCGTCCGCGATTTGCTCACTGTCGAATCATCGGGAGCCCCGATAGAGCGGGTTGACATTCGGAGCCTCGCGGGCGAGCAGATGTTGTCGTTGACAGCCCACAAACAACATCGCGTCGAACTGCCAGTTGCTTCACTGCCAGCAGGCATTTGGGTGGCGGTGGTACATACTCGGGGCAGCGTGACGACAAAAAAATTTGTGAAGCGGGAGTAAGCGTTTCAATACTAAAAATTCCGACCTTCGCCGCCACATCTTTCGCCCACTTCCTAATCCAAAAGCCCCACTCCCGACCATTTTCCCGCCGTAGTCTCAGGTTTTCAAACCTTTCGTTAATCGGTTTGGTCTGTGCATGAAACGAAACCCGCACTCGTTTCAGCGCCCAGACGAAATCTAACCCATTGCCCATGTCGTTACTCAAACACCTTTTACTGCGGCGAAACCTTCTTTTTACTCTCTTTACCCTTTTTTCCATCCTTGCGCATGCCCAAGCCCCCGTCGAAATTTGCAACAACGGCATTGACGACGACGGCGACGGCCTCATTGACTGCTACGACCAAGACTGCACCTGCACCGGTCAATGCGATGATTTTTACTACACCACTTGCAACGCCGATTGTTACTACATCCCGCCATGCGGGCAAATCACGCTCGGCGTGCAATGGGAAAGCGAAGCCGAGACTGGCACCTACTCCACCCTCGTGGCAGGCGATTTGGACGGCGACGGCATCCCGGAGGTCGTGGCCTATCGCGTAGAAGCGCCCGACCTGTTCATCATTGACGGCGCGACCGGCGCCACCAAGGTGCATATTATAGGCCCCACCGTGTGGCCGGGCGGCACCGCCCCCGCCATCGCCGACCTCGACAAAGATGGCTTTGGGGAAATCGTCATCGTCGGTTTCGACCGTCGGCTCTATTGCTACAATCACGACGGCTCGCTGAAGTATGTCAGCGCCATTCAAGTTGGCTACGACGGTCGCTATCGCTATTCCGTGCCAAACATCGCCGACTTTGACCACGACGGCTGGCCGGAAGTGAACATTGGCAATCAGGTGTTCAACGGCCAGACGGGCGCGCTGCTGGCACAAGGCGGCCCCAACGTGTCGGCTGGTGAGCACCCCGCTCGTGTGGCGGTAGGTTTTTCCTTCGCCTCCCCTGTGGCCATGGACGTGTTGCCCGACAATTTTTGCCCTGATTGCGCTGGGCTTGAGATTGTGGCTGGCAATCAAGTCCTTTCCGTGAACTTAGTGACTGGTGCCGTCACGCCCGTCGTCACGGCACCCGCGCCGTTTACCGATGGCTTCACCAGCGTCGTGGATTTTGATGGCGACGGCGACCTCGATGCCATTGTGCAAGGCCGCAACGGGAGCAACAATTTCAACACGGTGTATTGCTGGGACATTCAAACCAGCACCATTTTGCGACAATACCAATTGCTGAACAACTGGCAAGAAGGTGCCTCGCGGGTGAATGTGGCGGATTTGACTGGCGACGGAAGTCTGGAAATCAGTTTTGTGAGCCATCCTTACCTCTACGCGCTGCGCAACGACTTCACTCCCCTGTGGATAAACGATGTGTACGACGCTTCTTCCATCACCTGCTCCAGCGTGTTCGACTTTTGCGGCGATGGCTCCGCCGACGTGATTTATCGCGGGGAATTCAGGTTGCAAGTGCTGGATGGCGCAACGGGGCAGGTGAGTTGGGAGGACAATTGCCGCAGCGCCACTCACATCGAAAATCCATTGGTACTCGATGTGGACGGCGACGGACAGACGGAAATCATCGTGCAGTGCGGCACCCCCGACTATAACTCAACAGGAAACGGCAAAGTGATTTCATACAAAGCGGTGGGCGCGCCCGGCATTGCCTCTCGCCGCGTGTGGAACCAACACGCTTATTTCAACACAAACATCAACGACGACCTCAGTGTGCCGCGCTACCAGCAGAACCCGCATATCATCGGCGATGGCGTGCGCATGAACTCCTTTCTCAACCAGTATTTCAACCCTTCCTTCCCTTCGCCCGACGGGGTGTTGGCTTTGCAAAATGTGGTCTGCGTGCTGGATTCTCTGCAAATAACAGTAAACCTCTGCAATGAGGGCGACAATATATTGCCTCCTCAAACACCCGTGTCGGTTTATCGAGGCAATCCCCAAACAACCTCCGCGCAGTGGTTGGGTGCGCGCCCGCTCGGCTTCGACTTGCAGCCGGACAGCTGTCGCGTTTACACGTTCAACATTCCGCGCGTGGCCAACGACTCGGTTTTCATCGTGTTGAACGACGACAACTCCTTGCCCACGCCCTACAATCTCGCACAGGACTTCCCCGTCACCGCGATTGGCGAGTGCAAATTCGCCAACAACATCGCCTCGTTTTTTGTCAAATACCAGCCCGACATTGTCCAACTCGGTCAGGACACCGCTATTTGCGACAATACTTCC from the Saprospiraceae bacterium genome contains:
- a CDS encoding T9SS type A sorting domain-containing protein, whose amino-acid sequence is MRLSACFLLFSLFSASATAQPFIMYPGDTNNDGAANHYDLLPIGIAYNQTGPPRQPATILWVPQIVEEPWDAFLPVSGINLAFVDCNGMDTINSLDIFAIALNYDSTQNNSFPPPSPYQPKLIDTCFSCPPPNLLVTFNKDIVDVTGQLEAYIQLQYPFQAPAPLGALGIAFDVEYYYTNTIIDSLTQVFPDTFPNSRMYVVARHTEVLTNELLPAAGRMGFAAAGRGENVFIATDTLMTVSFVIDAMIIRDDTPDTFSLRISNVLILNNLEQVITLGKIITDSVVVVSTKTSASAAPSLTISPNPVRDLLTVESSGAPIERVDIRSLAGEQMLSLTAHKQHRVELPVASLPAGIWVAVVHTRGSVTTKKFVKRE
- a CDS encoding VCBS repeat-containing protein, whose amino-acid sequence is MSLLKHLLLRRNLLFTLFTLFSILAHAQAPVEICNNGIDDDGDGLIDCYDQDCTCTGQCDDFYYTTCNADCYYIPPCGQITLGVQWESEAETGTYSTLVAGDLDGDGIPEVVAYRVEAPDLFIIDGATGATKVHIIGPTVWPGGTAPAIADLDKDGFGEIVIVGFDRRLYCYNHDGSLKYVSAIQVGYDGRYRYSVPNIADFDHDGWPEVNIGNQVFNGQTGALLAQGGPNVSAGEHPARVAVGFSFASPVAMDVLPDNFCPDCAGLEIVAGNQVLSVNLVTGAVTPVVTAPAPFTDGFTSVVDFDGDGDLDAIVQGRNGSNNFNTVYCWDIQTSTILRQYQLLNNWQEGASRVNVADLTGDGSLEISFVSHPYLYALRNDFTPLWINDVYDASSITCSSVFDFCGDGSADVIYRGEFRLQVLDGATGQVSWEDNCRSATHIENPLVLDVDGDGQTEIIVQCGTPDYNSTGNGKVISYKAVGAPGIASRRVWNQHAYFNTNINDDLSVPRYQQNPHIIGDGVRMNSFLNQYFNPSFPSPDGVLALQNVVCVLDSLQITVNLCNEGDNILPPQTPVSVYRGNPQTTSAQWLGARPLGFDLQPDSCRVYTFNIPRVANDSVFIVLNDDNSLPTPYNLAQDFPVTAIGECKFANNIASFFVKYQPDIVQLGQDTAICDNTSLLLNAAGSDLATWQWSSGATTPTLSVNTPGTYSVTATDVCGFTQTDVIVVTIDSSTVVSLGPDPSICQGETVSLAESGFDFYQWTGNGLSCTTCPAVTVAPSTSGLVVLAAGFLNGCVNRDSVYITVHDTFNYKIDTTICYGRTLVWNGQVLPPDSKRTFFLQTVHGCDSTVHVNVIGTTLGTYQITVDTSVCLGSLLSMNGANLPPGAGITFHLNAETGCDSTVMVTVAPKDTFATVESPTICSGESYPVFGAPVTESGIYKRTFLAKNGCDSTHTVNLTVLAPIVLEIDGSPSCFGEATGALSVTANGNAPPFKYAWNFASSQPKIDNVPAGNYTVTVTDKNDCTETASTIVEAHPPIVFSAKADSATCYNLPDGAIALETPDSSLVFSLDDEVFSQNKLYEKLLAGKYTLFAQDIYGCVDTLPIIVPSPPPLLLSLSTKEAEVQLGDSLEIKVFASGLEPLAYHWADSFYLSCHNCPDPVSKPLSNVLYSLTVTDKNGCTAFEQLQIILNYVVDVYVPNVFSPLSASDQNSRFEMSFGPAATRVRLMRVFDRWGGLMYEVHDVTPNDNSRAWDGRRNGKVVTPGVYTWMMWLELADGTIRQLDGDVTIVR
- a CDS encoding TetR/AcrR family transcriptional regulator, producing the protein MSNLPSPDRNGTRALLLDVAERLFAENGFEAVSVRQLAAAVGANVAMVNYHFGTKQQLLEEIITTRLPETRERLETLSRSPLSPWEKLSLTVDMYAERFFQGRDFHRLIMREMSLRQRPALVKIITDHLAHNLALVRGFILDGQQNGMFRPIDAELTVATVFGSFSSLISHCSLMCAILEEDCEEDIYSEKSQIRFKAHLKGMLQAHLMGTEASSILRG
- a CDS encoding M1 family metallopeptidase produces the protein MKNLPFAACLLLLFLAPAIHFAQTPQPYFQQEVNYRIVVTLDDSTHTLDGHIEMEYINHSPDTLSEIWMHLWGNAFKNRRTAFCKQKLRDGSARFYFAEDKELGYFKNLDFTANGQKIEWQYDERHPDIARLKLSSPLLPGARVTLATPFFLKIPASFSRLGHVGTSYQMTQWYPKPAVYDHKGWHPMPYLDQGEFYSEFGAFDVTITLPENYVVGATGILQTLSEIDFLKNKEAESREKLAKGVDKKKDPFPPSSSARKTIRFVAERVHDFAWFADKRFFVLKDTAQLASGRTVECWAMFTNAESDIWEKGAFYVRRAVEFYSEKVGEYPWPQATAVHSALSAGGGMEYPMITVIGNSSSAKQLDEVITHEVGHNWFYGILASNERDHPFMDEGLNSYYEFRYMKTYYEGSFADDILPKFVYDPAKSGPPLHSAQLVLAREHKDTPPDSHSNDFAPIAYGLQVYMKTALCLHWLEQAVGTERLDAAMRDYYQQWRFRHPYPEDLRAVFEKHQLNADWFFDAMQTQKKSDFALKSIQRGTAGDWTLYVANKGDLRAPFPVTALSNGKPAHTKWYSSPGELNFPTVEADAFVVDDEYATLDLNRKNNLRRTSGFLPGFEPVAFGGLTPFQSPYRSTIAVLPWLGWNNYDKTMLGAVIYNPPLPSRRLQYYLAPGYGFGSGQLVGLADVRYHFFPGGLFPKISVGASAKTFHLDYNWRDDYYSKFYRVAPQVRAELRDNSVSFRHFLNLRTLFIGIENDLRDSIGGFVGKEFDRYTIYEARYEAEQRKLPNPWRFVSAMEWQNGRDAFGNEGKYLRSALEWRQQFFYSPKRKITMRAFAGGFLHNARRDRGIVAGDPAQASLALNPQGFNDYRFDHVFLARGGERGILGRQVSQTEGGFKGAFGPAFASTIGVSNNFVLALNLKADFPKRLPLGLPVKPWFDIGYYDDATLLGENRPSSEQWMWSGGFMLEFLNGGLEIYFPVVHSKFLKNKYNEVFGGNYWRWISWSMRLDRVQPQDVLERFVR